In the uncultured Methanobacterium sp. genome, one interval contains:
- a CDS encoding energy-coupling factor transporter transmembrane component T: protein MKLTTIHPAVYVLYYFILIIFAFLYNDPYYLISFLICISVLIALQGISQEFKSIIKFFIPMSILIIILNPLTSHVGTTQIYIVGNFSITLEALVYGILMSVSLLIILLVFSSYNRAVSYQEMLYLFSKRFPHISMVIIMALRFVPLLSYRLSEVNKVSSFNEKKTTDGKCESRIEKIKKTANMLAVVVSWSLEESMLTAKSMKARGYGIKRRTNYLSYKIKKIDYIFFLFIGITVMISIFGLLEGYGRIDVYPTISFNISENILNIYYLAFLFLLSPIIYLELKERLLWLN, encoded by the coding sequence GTGAAACTAACCACCATCCACCCTGCAGTCTATGTTTTATACTACTTCATCCTGATAATATTCGCATTCTTATACAACGATCCCTACTATCTTATATCATTTTTAATTTGTATCTCAGTTTTAATAGCATTACAGGGCATCAGCCAGGAATTTAAAAGCATAATCAAGTTTTTCATTCCCATGTCCATTCTGATTATCATTTTAAATCCACTAACATCCCACGTTGGAACCACCCAGATATATATTGTGGGAAACTTCTCCATCACACTGGAAGCACTGGTTTATGGAATTTTAATGAGTGTTTCCCTGTTAATTATATTGTTAGTATTCTCATCTTACAATCGAGCTGTTTCATATCAGGAAATGCTTTACCTTTTTTCAAAGCGCTTCCCCCATATCTCAATGGTAATCATAATGGCACTGCGTTTTGTTCCCCTGTTAAGCTACAGATTAAGTGAGGTAAATAAGGTCTCAAGTTTCAATGAAAAGAAAACTACCGATGGAAAATGTGAATCCAGGATTGAAAAAATTAAAAAAACCGCAAATATGTTGGCAGTGGTTGTTTCATGGTCCCTTGAAGAATCCATGCTCACTGCAAAGTCAATGAAAGCCAGGGGATACGGCATTAAAAGGAGAACCAATTATCTTTCATATAAAATCAAAAAAATCGATTACATCTTTTTTCTATTCATAGGGATAACCGTCATGATAAGCATCTTTGGTCTCCTGGAGGGATACGGTAGAATAGATGTTTACCCCACCATTAGCTTCAATATTTCAGAAAACATTCTGAACATTTACTACCTTGCATTTCTGTTTTTATTGAGTCCAATCATTTATTTAGAACTAAAAGAAAGGCTTTTATGGCTAAATTAG
- a CDS encoding ATP-binding cassette domain-containing protein: protein MSLIRFEDFSFKYPHNENTLSNITLDVDEGEFILLCGPSGSGKTTLLANLKNEIRPKGDSNGIIYYDGENIKDLEDEKSASQIGFLFQNPEDQMVSDNVLQEIAFPLENMGLSTGEIRNRVAEMTAFFGLDKHLYKKVNELSGGQKQLVNLCSLLVLKPRLLLLDEPTSQLDPIAAYDFLSILRRLNEEFSITIIATEHKIDNMFPFIDKAVFLRDGSIKYCDKPRSICSEACTDNIFSNYLPYVTRINFLLQSKYDFLGELDIPLNIREGRANLNLLNNELKKSQTSLYPIDATVSINPTISSDYNKDENENGNESQVNSSQNTLINCKDIWFGYVPENIVLKGISMDIHQGEFISILGGNGTGKTTLLQILAGLIKAKKGKVNYRKNLKMGYVHQNPMIHFRQETVLEEFSEFSPEITQTHQSRIKTRDNHKKGFKIFKSIFKSRKTNDPIIQPPNNTLSKSLNSSPSVLFEDEKIRFEDEKMELIELFGLSHLLDKHPYDCSGGEQEKIAIVKALLTRPDILFLDEPTKGIDPVSKLHLADLMKKLQNNGLTIVMTTHDIDFAAEYSKRCMLLFDGGIQVDDYPRAIFSNNNFYTTFVNRMVKDYLPDGITMSDVKKEWVI, encoded by the coding sequence ATGAGTTTAATAAGATTTGAAGATTTCAGTTTCAAATACCCCCATAATGAGAATACACTTTCTAATATCACTCTGGATGTGGATGAAGGAGAATTCATTTTACTGTGCGGACCTTCTGGTTCAGGTAAAACAACTCTTTTAGCTAATCTTAAAAATGAAATACGGCCCAAAGGAGACTCAAATGGTATTATTTATTATGATGGAGAAAATATAAAGGATCTAGAAGATGAAAAATCCGCCTCACAGATCGGATTTCTGTTTCAAAATCCTGAAGATCAGATGGTTTCCGATAATGTTCTCCAGGAAATTGCTTTTCCCCTGGAGAATATGGGCCTATCCACCGGTGAAATTCGAAACAGAGTTGCAGAGATGACTGCATTTTTCGGCCTGGATAAACATTTATATAAAAAGGTCAATGAACTATCTGGAGGTCAAAAACAGCTGGTTAACCTTTGTTCACTCCTGGTTTTAAAGCCCAGACTACTCCTCTTAGACGAGCCCACATCACAGCTTGACCCCATCGCGGCCTATGATTTTTTGTCCATTCTCAGAAGGTTGAATGAGGAGTTTTCCATCACCATAATTGCCACGGAACATAAAATAGATAACATGTTTCCTTTTATTGATAAAGCAGTGTTCTTAAGGGATGGAAGTATAAAGTACTGCGATAAACCACGCAGTATATGTTCTGAAGCATGTACAGATAATATTTTCAGTAATTACCTCCCCTATGTAACACGGATAAACTTCCTCCTCCAGTCCAAATATGATTTTTTAGGTGAACTGGATATCCCACTCAATATAAGGGAAGGACGTGCCAATCTAAATCTTTTAAATAATGAATTGAAAAAATCTCAAACATCCCTATACCCTATAGACGCTACAGTATCTATAAACCCCACAATATCCTCAGATTACAATAAAGATGAAAATGAAAATGGAAATGAAAGCCAAGTGAATTCATCCCAGAATACCCTGATAAACTGTAAAGATATCTGGTTTGGTTACGTACCAGAAAATATTGTTCTAAAGGGAATTTCTATGGATATCCACCAGGGCGAATTCATCAGTATACTGGGAGGAAACGGAACCGGTAAAACAACCCTATTACAAATTTTAGCCGGACTTATTAAGGCAAAAAAAGGCAAAGTCAATTATCGAAAAAATTTAAAAATGGGATATGTCCATCAGAACCCCATGATTCATTTCAGGCAGGAAACAGTCCTGGAAGAGTTTTCAGAATTCTCCCCAGAAATTACCCAAACCCATCAATCTAGGATTAAAACAAGAGATAATCATAAAAAAGGATTTAAAATATTTAAATCAATTTTTAAATCCAGAAAAACGAACGATCCCATAATACAACCCCCGAACAATACCCTCTCTAAATCTTTAAATTCAAGCCCCAGTGTCCTCTTTGAAGATGAAAAAATCCGATTTGAAGATGAAAAAATGGAACTGATTGAACTTTTCGGATTGTCCCATCTTCTGGATAAACATCCCTACGATTGTAGTGGAGGCGAACAAGAAAAAATAGCCATTGTAAAAGCGCTGTTAACACGCCCAGATATTCTGTTTTTGGATGAACCAACCAAAGGTATTGACCCGGTTAGTAAGTTACATCTTGCAGATTTAATGAAAAAATTACAAAACAACGGTTTAACCATTGTGATGACCACTCATGACATTGATTTTGCAGCAGAATACTCTAAAAGATGTATGCTGCTCTTTGATGGAGGAATACAGGTTGATGATTATCCCCGGGCAATTTTTTCCAACAATAATTTTTATACCACCTTCGTAAACAGAATGGTTAAGGATTACCTGCCCGATGGCATTACCATGAGCGATGTGAAGAAGGAATGGGTAATCTGA
- a CDS encoding permease, with protein sequence MSFSVNFLQFFYQILIENSFFILLGFLLAGFIHILLPSHLLGKLVGNSTIGGIFKGIIIGLPLPICACGIVPAAIALKDKGIRDSVSAAFLVSTSGFSVSSIVPSYSFLGLPLTLMRPVVAAISGVTAGILVHLFGDDDQAMNKVTLTEHNPQTESGSFKNSNNSHCTVDSLDGGHCGGCNQELLDFADTVTDNYNHSEEEHSEPRDMADETTDRADEVYDKLKEVFRYSFKDTFSEVSTSLLIGLLFAALMGTLVSMGMPWDFLRTFASDPVLSLFILLLVAIPIYVCPTASIPLALAFIFMGFTPGSILVFIYAGPATNMAALSMILAKFKKRFFTIYLSSIVVVSLIVGYAVNLFSDFFLHAVTVSDLNAYTGFIPFSAKLLSAFLLMVLLVYGIYRSWILPRRLVENHEK encoded by the coding sequence ATGAGTTTCAGTGTGAATTTCCTGCAATTTTTTTACCAGATACTAATTGAAAATTCATTTTTTATTTTGTTAGGATTCTTACTGGCAGGATTTATTCACATTCTCCTACCTTCTCATTTACTGGGGAAATTAGTAGGTAATTCAACTATAGGTGGAATATTTAAGGGAATCATTATTGGGTTACCTCTCCCTATCTGTGCCTGTGGAATTGTACCAGCAGCCATAGCATTAAAAGATAAGGGGATCCGGGATTCAGTTTCAGCTGCATTTTTGGTTTCAACATCCGGTTTCAGTGTAAGTTCCATTGTACCCTCTTACTCCTTTCTGGGTCTTCCTTTAACTTTAATGCGCCCGGTTGTAGCAGCAATTTCTGGAGTAACTGCTGGGATTCTGGTACACTTATTTGGAGATGATGACCAAGCAATGAATAAGGTAACTTTAACTGAACATAATCCTCAAACAGAGTCTGGTAGTTTTAAAAATTCAAATAATTCACATTGTACTGTTGACAGTCTGGATGGTGGACACTGTGGTGGTTGTAACCAGGAACTCCTTGACTTTGCAGATACTGTTACTGATAATTATAATCATTCGGAAGAGGAACATTCTGAGCCCAGAGATATGGCAGATGAAACCACTGATAGGGCAGATGAGGTATATGATAAACTTAAGGAAGTTTTTAGGTACTCATTTAAAGACACATTTTCAGAAGTTTCCACATCTCTTTTAATTGGACTTCTATTCGCTGCATTGATGGGTACCCTGGTGAGTATGGGGATGCCCTGGGATTTTTTAAGGACCTTTGCATCTGATCCAGTTTTATCCCTTTTTATACTCCTCTTAGTGGCGATTCCAATATATGTCTGTCCCACAGCTTCCATTCCCCTTGCACTGGCCTTCATATTCATGGGATTCACACCAGGAAGCATACTGGTTTTCATCTATGCTGGTCCCGCCACCAACATGGCAGCATTGTCCATGATACTGGCCAAATTCAAAAAAAGATTTTTTACCATCTACTTATCATCCATTGTGGTTGTGTCCCTTATTGTGGGTTACGCTGTCAATCTATTCAGTGATTTTTTCCTCCACGCGGTTACAGTCAGTGACCTGAATGCTTACACTGGTTTCATTCCTTTTTCAGCTAAACTACTATCTGCATTCTTACTGATGGTGCTACTGGTTTATGGTATCTATCGCAGCTGGATATTACCTCGAAGATTAGTTGAAAATCATGAAAAATGA
- a CDS encoding ParA family protein, whose amino-acid sequence MTEIIAVLNQKGGSGKTTTAVNLAVALSMEGLKILLVDFDPQGNSTTYTGLMKLEMENTMRDVIHEKIDINNAILKTKYPGLNVIPSNIKLSGIEGYLISQTASISVLKNKLANITEDYDYIFIDSAPTLNILATNVLVAADSVIIPIPADPFALEGMADLLKVMNIIRDDLNSPIEIKGVLITRFKANTRIAKDVKKEVTKYFKDDLFKSIIPDNVKLTEAPGFKMPAVIYDPDCAGSKAYVKLAHEFLERENNG is encoded by the coding sequence ATGACGGAAATAATTGCAGTGCTAAACCAAAAAGGCGGTTCTGGAAAAACAACAACCGCGGTGAATCTGGCAGTGGCATTAAGTATGGAAGGATTAAAAATATTATTAGTTGACTTTGATCCTCAAGGAAATTCAACTACTTACACCGGACTAATGAAGCTGGAAATGGAAAATACCATGCGAGATGTTATCCATGAAAAGATTGATATTAATAATGCAATACTTAAAACTAAATATCCCGGGTTAAATGTTATTCCAAGCAATATTAAACTTTCAGGAATTGAAGGATATTTAATCAGCCAAACTGCCTCAATAAGTGTTTTAAAAAATAAATTAGCAAATATAACAGAGGATTATGATTATATCTTTATTGATAGCGCACCGACATTAAATATTCTGGCGACTAATGTTTTGGTTGCAGCTGATAGTGTAATTATACCTATCCCGGCTGATCCATTCGCACTTGAAGGTATGGCAGATCTTCTTAAAGTCATGAATATTATTAGAGATGACCTCAACAGTCCCATTGAAATAAAAGGGGTTTTAATCACACGTTTTAAGGCAAACACAAGAATTGCTAAGGATGTTAAAAAGGAAGTTACCAAATATTTCAAGGATGATTTATTCAAATCAATTATTCCTGATAATGTGAAACTTACTGAAGCTCCTGGTTTTAAGATGCCTGCTGTGATATATGATCCTGATTGTGCAGGTAGTAAGGCTTATGTGAAATTGGCACATGAATTCCTGGAGCGTGAGAATAATGGCTGA
- the feoB gene encoding ferrous iron transport protein B, which yields MEKIKIALAGNPNVGKSTLFNRWTGMRQHVGNWPGKTVEKKEGTFRYNQYEMEVVDLPGNYSLTAYSVEEVVSRDYIVDEKPDVIVNVIDAANIERNLYLTVQMMELGANLVLALNMNKFARDKGLKINKKQLSELLGVPVIEIEAVDETGGEELLQSITKVSKSPNIVLDRLEYGNEVSEHIQQIQKIIDQDLSADEKLSVLNAPSSWIALKLLEDDPEITKKIEESGKGQRVLQNVKKMQKHFNDVFGDDADAAITDARYGFIAGLVSESVKKPKIDKVTRSDMIDRIVTHKYLGIPIFLLIMWFTFQITFTLGDPLGGYIETAFGWLGETVAANMGEGFLTSFIVDGIIGGVGGVLVFVPIIFILFLVLSVLEDSGYLARAAFVMDRFMHKLVGLHGKSFIPMILGFGCAVPGIMATRTLENERDRLLTMLIVPFMSCSARLPVYALIVAAFFSAYQGWVIFSLYLLGIVVAIIMAAIFKKTLFKGMSAPFVMELPPYRLPTVKGALIHMWERGALFLKKAGTIILALSIVIWALSSLPVGVEYASQDSITGQIGTTLAPVFAPLGFGEWQATVAIIYGFLAKEVVVSTFGILYGVGEDGGGDATNSNGETSVNEAAQTEPAQNETPAEGSSADAANTEEKSPEEDPGFVAVMQELFTPLSAYAYMVFILLYIPCMATLATIRRETNSWKWPAFAAVYTFVVAYAVSFVVYQGGMLLGF from the coding sequence ATGGAAAAAATAAAAATAGCCCTGGCAGGAAACCCCAACGTGGGTAAAAGCACCCTCTTTAACCGCTGGACTGGAATGAGGCAGCATGTAGGTAACTGGCCCGGTAAAACCGTGGAAAAAAAGGAAGGAACCTTCAGGTACAACCAGTATGAAATGGAAGTGGTTGACCTTCCAGGTAACTACAGTTTAACTGCCTACTCAGTGGAGGAAGTGGTTTCCAGGGATTATATTGTGGATGAAAAGCCAGATGTTATTGTTAATGTTATTGATGCAGCCAACATAGAAAGAAATCTTTATTTAACTGTTCAAATGATGGAATTAGGTGCTAACCTGGTTTTAGCACTTAACATGAACAAATTTGCCAGGGATAAAGGACTTAAAATTAACAAAAAACAGTTATCAGAACTTTTAGGAGTTCCGGTGATTGAAATTGAAGCAGTGGATGAAACCGGTGGTGAAGAACTCCTCCAATCCATAACAAAAGTTTCAAAATCACCAAACATTGTGCTGGACCGACTGGAATATGGAAACGAGGTTTCAGAACATATCCAGCAAATCCAAAAAATCATTGACCAGGACCTCTCTGCCGATGAGAAACTATCTGTTTTAAATGCGCCTTCAAGCTGGATAGCTCTTAAACTACTGGAAGACGATCCAGAAATCACGAAGAAAATTGAGGAGTCTGGAAAAGGTCAAAGAGTACTTCAGAACGTTAAAAAGATGCAAAAACATTTCAATGATGTTTTTGGTGATGATGCCGATGCGGCTATTACTGATGCACGCTATGGTTTCATAGCTGGACTGGTCTCTGAATCGGTAAAAAAACCTAAAATTGATAAAGTCACCAGATCCGACATGATTGACCGGATCGTGACTCATAAATATTTAGGGATACCCATATTCCTCCTTATAATGTGGTTCACTTTCCAGATAACCTTCACTCTGGGTGACCCATTGGGAGGCTATATTGAAACCGCTTTTGGCTGGCTGGGAGAAACAGTAGCTGCTAATATGGGTGAAGGATTCCTGACATCATTCATTGTTGATGGAATAATCGGTGGTGTGGGTGGTGTACTGGTATTCGTACCCATAATCTTCATACTGTTTTTAGTACTCAGTGTCCTGGAAGATAGTGGATACCTGGCCAGAGCTGCATTTGTAATGGACCGTTTCATGCACAAACTGGTTGGTCTCCATGGGAAATCATTCATACCCATGATACTCGGTTTTGGATGCGCAGTACCTGGAATAATGGCCACCAGAACCCTGGAAAATGAGAGAGATCGACTACTGACCATGTTGATTGTTCCCTTCATGTCCTGCAGTGCCAGGCTACCGGTTTATGCTCTGATTGTGGCTGCATTTTTCTCAGCATACCAGGGATGGGTTATATTCTCCCTGTACCTTCTGGGAATAGTGGTGGCAATTATAATGGCTGCCATATTCAAGAAAACACTGTTCAAAGGAATGTCAGCACCATTTGTAATGGAACTGCCTCCCTACAGGCTGCCCACAGTAAAGGGTGCTCTCATCCACATGTGGGAAAGAGGAGCACTCTTCTTGAAGAAGGCGGGTACCATAATTTTAGCACTGTCCATAGTGATCTGGGCCCTCAGTAGCCTCCCTGTGGGAGTGGAATACGCATCCCAGGACAGTATCACCGGACAGATAGGAACCACCCTGGCCCCGGTATTTGCACCCCTCGGATTTGGGGAATGGCAGGCCACAGTGGCCATAATCTACGGATTCCTGGCCAAGGAGGTGGTGGTAAGTACATTTGGTATCCTCTATGGAGTGGGTGAAGATGGTGGTGGAGATGCAACAAATAGTAATGGAGAAACATCTGTTAATGAAGCAGCTCAGACTGAACCGGCACAAAATGAAACTCCGGCGGAAGGATCATCTGCTGATGCAGCCAACACCGAAGAAAAATCGCCGGAAGAAGATCCAGGTTTTGTTGCAGTGATGCAGGAATTATTCACGCCCCTGTCTGCCTATGCCTACATGGTATTCATACTCCTTTACATACCCTGTATGGCTACATTAGCCACCATAAGACGTGAAACCAACTCCTGGAAATGGCCAGCATTTGCTGCAGTCTACACATTTGTGGTGGCCTATGCAGTTTCCTTTGTGGTTTACCAGGGAGGAATGCTCCTGGGATTTTAG
- a CDS encoding FeoA family protein: MMSLAMASENENLKIVQVWHGGKFEKKLREMGIYKDSQIKVVKNDIPGPLIVDVKGSRLILGRGQAQKIMVEAS; the protein is encoded by the coding sequence ATGATGAGTTTAGCAATGGCCTCAGAAAATGAAAACCTGAAAATCGTCCAGGTATGGCACGGGGGTAAATTTGAAAAAAAACTCCGGGAGATGGGAATATACAAAGATTCCCAGATCAAGGTAGTAAAAAATGACATCCCTGGGCCATTAATCGTGGATGTTAAGGGTTCCCGCCTCATACTGGGGCGAGGACAGGCACAGAAGATAATGGTCGAAGCCAGTTGA
- a CDS encoding FeoA family protein translates to MIKSLNNLKQGETGKITSFKGKGKVRKHLMEMGLVRGSDIKVERVAPLGDPIEVKIKGYSLSLRKEDAKKIEIEIQ, encoded by the coding sequence ATGATAAAATCGTTAAACAATCTTAAACAAGGTGAAACTGGAAAAATAACATCTTTTAAAGGTAAAGGTAAAGTAAGAAAGCATTTAATGGAAATGGGTCTTGTAAGGGGGTCTGATATTAAAGTAGAAAGAGTAGCACCCCTTGGAGATCCAATTGAAGTTAAAATCAAAGGTTATTCACTTTCCCTCAGAAAGGAAGATGCCAAAAAAATCGAGATTGAGATACAATGA
- a CDS encoding ECF transporter S component, whose translation MDIMTLTSWALFFILIIGIILAFFRVFEKSKPTVEHLVLIAIMVAISIMGTLPTAAVPGLQAASFIIIMTGIVFGRETGFITGVLTPLVMGLFLGLGYWTVLQMIAWGLMGLTAGMLSSKLEKNRYSRATFGFAWGFFYGWITNLSMLPFLSSITTASVLGVYAASFPFDLVHAVTNAVLLILFYSLFERIFKRAKERFINPAESKSSLAAGK comes from the coding sequence ATGGATATAATGACCTTAACCAGCTGGGCATTGTTCTTTATATTAATTATTGGAATAATCTTAGCCTTTTTCAGGGTTTTTGAAAAATCAAAACCCACTGTTGAACATCTGGTGCTAATTGCAATCATGGTTGCCATATCAATTATGGGAACACTCCCCACTGCAGCAGTACCCGGGCTTCAGGCAGCATCTTTTATTATAATCATGACTGGGATAGTATTTGGACGGGAAACCGGATTCATAACTGGAGTTTTAACTCCCCTGGTAATGGGCCTATTTTTAGGATTGGGATACTGGACTGTGCTCCAGATGATTGCATGGGGATTGATGGGACTTACTGCTGGAATGTTGAGCAGTAAACTTGAAAAAAACAGATACTCAAGGGCAACCTTCGGTTTTGCATGGGGATTTTTCTATGGCTGGATAACCAACTTATCCATGTTACCCTTCCTGAGCAGTATCACCACAGCCAGTGTACTCGGAGTTTACGCCGCAAGTTTCCCCTTCGATCTAGTACACGCAGTTACCAATGCAGTTCTCCTGATCCTGTTCTACAGCTTGTTTGAAAGGATATTTAAAAGGGCTAAAGAAAGATTCATCAATCCTGCAGAAAGTAAGAGTTCACTTGCAGCAGGTAAATAA
- a CDS encoding adenosylcobinamide amidohydrolase: MKIQNDINGSFNNAFHLIHTTSTGEQVFRFKKSIVIQLPEKRNALTASWLNGGYREDIHSIFNHQLNQDELDHLEDGGVPDFMKNLARDLGTDPDRTAGFLTVADMDNVTIICEKFREIEVTSIVTAGIEVNGGRAGDDASYYELNGKYEFRVGTINTIIIINSHLSGSTLLRSVMTAVEAKTVALQELMAPSKYSEGIATGSGTDNIALISNMECENKLNTAGKHSKLGELIGKSVIKATKEALSKQSNLNPDSQGDMLVRLERFGVNPKDYWKHVKNAYPPQEKTLFMPKLHEFSKNPLVVSLVASILHIMDEINWGLIPEPNGKKTAISIIKTLPSVLKMEKQPDYEELVDQNDSIIQNWIRVSSWCIVNPTQFIVNKKDCK, from the coding sequence TTGAAAATTCAAAATGATATTAATGGCAGTTTCAACAATGCATTTCATTTAATTCACACTACCAGTACTGGAGAACAGGTTTTCAGATTCAAGAAATCAATTGTTATCCAGTTACCTGAAAAAAGGAATGCATTGACTGCTTCTTGGCTTAACGGTGGCTACCGTGAAGATATTCATTCCATCTTCAACCACCAGCTCAATCAGGATGAACTTGATCATCTGGAAGATGGTGGTGTTCCTGATTTTATGAAAAACCTTGCCAGGGATCTGGGCACTGACCCAGATAGAACTGCTGGTTTTTTAACTGTTGCTGATATGGATAACGTGACCATAATATGTGAAAAATTCAGGGAGATAGAAGTTACTTCAATTGTGACTGCAGGAATTGAAGTCAATGGCGGGCGGGCAGGAGATGATGCATCCTACTATGAATTAAATGGAAAGTATGAATTCAGGGTGGGCACCATCAACACCATCATCATAATCAACTCCCATCTTTCTGGAAGTACCCTTTTAAGATCGGTGATGACTGCAGTGGAGGCCAAGACCGTTGCCCTTCAGGAACTCATGGCCCCCAGCAAGTATTCAGAGGGTATTGCCACCGGTTCTGGAACTGATAACATAGCTTTAATCTCCAATATGGAATGTGAAAACAAGTTGAATACTGCAGGTAAACACTCCAAGCTAGGGGAGCTCATCGGCAAAAGTGTGATTAAAGCTACTAAAGAAGCTCTGTCCAAACAGAGCAATTTAAACCCGGATTCTCAGGGTGATATGTTAGTACGATTGGAACGTTTCGGAGTTAATCCGAAAGATTACTGGAAACACGTAAAAAACGCATACCCCCCTCAGGAAAAGACACTATTCATGCCTAAGCTCCATGAGTTTTCCAAAAATCCACTGGTTGTATCCCTGGTTGCATCGATCCTACATATTATGGATGAAATAAATTGGGGGTTGATTCCAGAGCCCAACGGTAAAAAAACAGCAATTTCCATAATAAAAACACTACCCTCAGTTTTGAAGATGGAAAAACAACCAGATTATGAGGAATTGGTGGATCAGAATGATTCCATTATTCAGAACTGGATTAGAGTCAGTTCATGGTGCATTGTAAATCCGACCCAGTTTATTGTAAATAAAAAGGATTGTAAATAA